GCAGCACGGACTGCTGTTCCACGCCAGCGTCGCACATGAATACGCCGATGACGTCTATGCGGTGCAGCTGGACATCACGTTGGACGGACCACTCGACGGAGATCGGCTGCGATCCGCAGTGCACACCGTGATCAGCCGACATCCCAATCTGGTAGCGCAGTTCTGCGATCAATTTGATGAGCCGGTGCAGATCATCCCGGCCGATCCCGAGACACCCTGGCGCTACGTCGACCTGCGCGACAGCGTCATCGACGCCGAAGCGCAGATCCGACAAGTCTTGGCCGAGGAACGCGGCGCCGTGTGCAATCTCGCCGAGCAGCCGGCCCTCCGGGTGGCTCTGATCCGGACGGCGAACGATCGGCATCGGATTGTGCTGACCAACCATCACATTGTGATGGACGGCTGGTCGCTGTCGATCGTGTTGCAGGAAATCTTCGCCAGCTATCTCGGCCACCGGCTCCCCGCGCCCACGTCGTATCGCCGGTTCGTCGACTGGCTATCCGGTCGAGACCGCGATGCCGCCGAGGTGGCCTGGTCTGAGGTGTTGACCGGTCTTGATGCACCCACGTTGGTGGGTCCGTCGGAGCCACTCGGGTTGGGGCCCCGAGATTTCACGCCGTTCCGGGTGTCAGAACAGACCACGCGGGGATTAGAAGATCTGGCCCGCACGCACCACACCACCGTCAGCACGGTGCTGCAGGCTGCGTACGCGCAGCTGCTGTGCTCGATGACGGGGCAACAGGACGTCGTCTTCGGCGCCGTGGTCTCGGGTCGACCGGCCGAGGTGGTCGGCGCCGACTCGATAGTGGGACTATTGATCAACACCGTGCCGGTGCGGGCGTGCATCGCGGCGGAGGCGACGGTCGCCGACCTGCTTGAGCAGCTGCAAGCCGCCCACAACCACACCCTCGAACACCAGCACTTGGCACTCAGCGACATACATCGCATCGCCGGCCAACGGGCGCTGTTCGACACGGTTTTCGTGTACGAGAACTACCCGGCCGCCGCCGCGGCGTCCGGGAACGTCGACGAGTTGGTCATCGCCGAGGTCTTCAACCGCGATTACTACCATTACCCGCTCACGGTCCAAGTACTTCCGGGCCGCGAACTCGAATTCCGCATCCAGTTCCGCACGGATGTGTTCGATGTGGCCACCATCGCTGATCTGATCGAACGGTTTCAGCAGGTGTTGGTCGCCATGGCGGCCGACGGTGGACAGCGGTTGTCGGCGCATGGTCTGCTCCCGGGAAATGAACCGACTCGGCCGAAGACGATGGAGTCGGAACGCGCTCACTACGACACGGTTGACAATGCTCGCGCACCAGCGACCCTGATCGAGCAGATTCTGGTCGGCATCTATGCGCAGGTGTTGGGTGTTGACCACATCAGCGTCACCGAGTCGTTCTTCGACCTGGGCGGGGACTCGCTTGCCGCGATGCGCGCGATCGCCGCTGTCAACAACGCCCTTGGTGTCCGACTGACGGTCGTAGCGCTGTACGACGCGCCGTCGGCTGAAAGCTTGAGTCAGAAGTTGGCAAACTTGCTGGCGCAGTGAGGGATCGGCGCGGCCGCCAACTACCAGATAGCCGGCACGAGGCGATAGCGCACCTTTTTCGTGTACTCGCGGTATCCGTCTAACTCTTGGCGGAGGAGTTTCTCCTCGTCGCGGATGCGGAAGGCCAGCACTATCACCCCGGGTATGACGAAGATGAGGCCCCAGTAGGAGCCGAGCGCAAGCGGGATACCGACCATCATGATCACATTGCCGGTGTACATGGGGTGTCGCACCATTCCATAGAATCCGGTGGAGATGACCTTCTGCCCGGCCTCGACTCGGACCGTGGCGGCCGCATGGCTGTTCTGAATGACCACCAGCATCATCACACTTAGGCCGACAGCCACCAGAACGTCGCCGATCAAGCACAGCGCCGTGGGTACTGACGACCAGCCAAAGCGGTGGTCGAGGGCGCTGACAGCCAACATCGCTGCGAGCGACAGCCATGAGCTCCCCATAACGATCTTCTGGGTGGTTCGAGTCTCCGCAGTGGGTCCACCACGCATCCGCCGCTCTAGCGCAACGGGATTCGTGCGCATCAAGTAAATGCTGGGAACCCACCCCGAAACCGCGAACACCACCAGGAAAACCCACGCTTGCCAGTAGTCGAATGTGCCTGCCGCCAAGAACAAGATCAACCCGAACACCACAGGCTCAACGAGTCCGAGTGCCAACATCTTGGGCACGTTATTCACGCATCCTCCTTGACGTTCGTCCGGTACCGCGCTCAATAGCGCACGTCGGGAGCGGGCAGCCGGTACTCCCGGCCAAAACTACCGCTGCCTACCCAGAAGATGTGCGCGAACCCCCTGCGCACGCGTTGCCCGGGCGCCGAGAAAAGCATGCTCGATATTATCGACCGGTCCTGTCATCGAAGGTCTGCACTGTTTGGAGCGAAATCACATGACGTCACATGTCGAGCAGCTGGAGTTTCAGGCGGAGGCCCGCCAACTGCTGGATTTGATGATCCACTCGGTCTACTCCAA
The sequence above is drawn from the Mycobacterium gallinarum genome and encodes:
- a CDS encoding methyltransferase family protein; translated protein: MNNVPKMLALGLVEPVVFGLILFLAAGTFDYWQAWVFLVVFAVSGWVPSIYLMRTNPVALERRMRGGPTAETRTTQKIVMGSSWLSLAAMLAVSALDHRFGWSSVPTALCLIGDVLVAVGLSVMMLVVIQNSHAAATVRVEAGQKVISTGFYGMVRHPMYTGNVIMMVGIPLALGSYWGLIFVIPGVIVLAFRIRDEEKLLRQELDGYREYTKKVRYRLVPAIW